One genomic window of Anticarsia gemmatalis isolate Benzon Research Colony breed Stoneville strain chromosome 23, ilAntGemm2 primary, whole genome shotgun sequence includes the following:
- the LOC142983065 gene encoding la-related protein 6-like, with protein MEGTPPSQALPEPDEGIATDRRPSTDDHADLSDTASEAGSGGGKDSGCEVAAEAQEPPYSPPDDELAHRIVAQVEFYFSDANITKDAFLLKHVRRNKEGYVSLKLISSFKRVKHLTKDWRVVAEALKRSTKLEINDLGTKLRRIDPLPAYDETTPSRTVVAVRMPIDRPTVENVSRLFASCGEIALVRVLRPGNPVPADVRQFLNKNPSLVNCVCALVEFTESEAAREALRLQSSEEEGMRVYELNGVPREPKRKAPVRRAVPRRHECEYSSCCSGSEPEYEYRYGAPFYRRSSSGVFAPRAQDIQTWVPRRVSTCSHSSDSGVSWYCGSRRASAASTGSAASGGSADGWLARRLSGCSVAGAECGRRVSCSGGAPRWEPRAPLVPDGTRGFHAAARQRRISDLALYSR; from the coding sequence ATGGAGGGGACCCCTCCCAGCCAGGCCTTGCCCGAGCCCGACGAGGGCATCGCCACCGACCGCCGCCCGTCCACCGACGACCACGCCGACTTGTCCGACACCGCCTCCGAGGCGGGCTCGGGCGGAGGCAAGGACTCCGGCTGCGAAGTCGCCGCCGAGGCGCAGGAGCCGCCCTACAGCCCGCCCGACGACGAGCTCGCCCACCGCATCGTCGCACAAGTCGAGTTCTACTTCTCCGACGCCAACATCACGAAAGATGCCTTCCTCCTCAAGCACGTGCGGAGGAACAAGGAGGGGTACGTGTCGCTCAAGCTTATCTCCAGCTTCAAGCGAGTCAAGCACTTGACCAAGGACTGGAGGGTGGTCGCCGAGGCGCTCAAACGATCCACGAAATTGGAGATCAACGATCTGGGAACCAAGTTGCGTAGGATAGATCCGCTGCCGGCGTACGACGAGACGACTCCCTCACGGACCGTGGTGGCAGTGAGGATGCCCATCGACAGGCCCACTGTCGAGAACGTGTCGAGGTTGTTCGCGAGCTGCGGGGAGATTGCGTTAGTGAGGGTGCTGCGTCCGGGCAACCCCGTGCCCGCGGACGTGCGCCAGTTCCTCAACAAGAACCCCAGTTTGGTTAATTGTGTGTGTGCGTTAGTAGAGTTCACCGAGTCCGAGGCGGCGAGGGAGGCGCTCCGCCTTCAGAGCTCTGAGGAGGAAGGGATGCGTGTGTACGAGTTGAACGGAGTTCCCAGAGAGCCCAAGAGGAAGGCGCCGGTGCGGCGGGCGGTGCCGCGGCGCCACGAGTGCGAGTACTCGTCGTGCTGCAGCGGCTCCGAGCCGGAGTACGAGTACCGGTACGGCGCGCCCTTCTACCGGCGGAGCTCCAGCGGTGTGTTCGCGCCGCGCGCGCAGGACATCCAGACGTGGGTGCCGCGGCGCGTGTCCACGTGCAGCCACAGCTCAGACTCAGGCGTGTCGTGGTACTGCGGATCGCGGCGTGCTTCAGCTGCCAGCACAGGCAGCGCGGCCAGCGGCGGCAGCGCCGATGGTTGGCTGGCGCGGCGCCTGTCCGGGTGCTCGGTGGCGGGCGCGGAGTGCGGGCGGCGGGTGTCGTGCTCGGGCGGGGCGCCGCGCTGGGAGCCGCGGGCGCCGCTGGTGCCGGACGGCACGCGCGGCTTCCACGCCGCCGCGCGCCAGCGCCGCATCTCCGACCTCGCGCTGTACTCGCGCTAG